Proteins encoded together in one Coriobacteriia bacterium window:
- a CDS encoding histidine kinase: MNNRVTILDIVLIFALAMLSVITISSLAADHVSSWVQIAGLGGIIAVALSLVVARFMTRPDHVRALQSHMILEVANSAISYLREGLNPESAQAVCRIVLEKTEAAAVAITDADDILGFAGVGEDHHEAGGPIITRATRESIENNEPRILATKEEIGCPRKDCRLNAAIVVPLEMRGHPVGTLKFYYTTPRLLNETQIAMAEGLAQVLSTQLELAELEHQTELATRMELKALQAQINPHFLFNTINTIAALIRTDPMRARELLREFASFYRRTLEHGDDLIPLELELEQTHRYLTFEIARFGDRVVVEERIDPEVRTTLVPAFIVQPLVENAIAHGMRPSAPLTVSLTSSTCADGSVCISVRDDGVGIPASRVAHVLEAGSTTGLGIALKNVDDRLKGHFGPGSGVSVESTEGVGTTVTLVLAGVSAYG, from the coding sequence ATGAACAACCGGGTCACCATCCTCGACATCGTGCTGATCTTCGCCCTGGCGATGCTCTCGGTGATCACGATCTCGAGCCTGGCGGCCGACCACGTCTCGAGCTGGGTGCAGATCGCGGGACTGGGCGGCATCATCGCCGTTGCACTCTCGCTGGTCGTCGCCCGCTTCATGACGCGCCCCGATCACGTCCGGGCACTGCAGTCACACATGATCCTCGAGGTCGCCAACTCGGCGATCTCGTACTTGCGTGAAGGTCTGAACCCCGAAAGCGCTCAGGCGGTCTGCCGCATCGTGCTCGAGAAGACCGAGGCGGCCGCAGTCGCCATCACCGACGCCGACGACATTCTCGGCTTTGCGGGTGTGGGCGAGGACCACCATGAGGCCGGCGGGCCCATCATCACGCGGGCGACCCGCGAGTCTATCGAGAACAACGAGCCGCGCATCCTGGCAACGAAGGAGGAGATCGGCTGTCCACGCAAGGACTGCCGTCTCAACGCCGCTATCGTGGTCCCGCTCGAGATGCGCGGTCACCCTGTGGGCACGCTGAAGTTCTACTACACGACGCCGAGGCTGCTCAACGAGACTCAGATCGCGATGGCCGAGGGCCTCGCGCAGGTGCTGTCCACGCAACTCGAGCTCGCCGAGCTCGAGCATCAGACCGAACTTGCGACCCGTATGGAGCTCAAGGCGCTGCAGGCTCAGATCAATCCGCACTTCCTCTTCAACACGATCAACACGATCGCCGCGCTCATTCGCACGGACCCGATGCGGGCGCGTGAGCTGCTGCGTGAGTTCGCGTCGTTTTACCGCCGCACGCTTGAGCATGGCGACGACCTCATCCCGCTCGAGCTCGAGCTCGAGCAGACGCACCGGTATCTCACCTTCGAGATCGCCCGGTTCGGCGATCGTGTCGTGGTGGAGGAGCGGATCGACCCCGAGGTCCGCACCACGCTCGTGCCTGCGTTCATCGTGCAGCCGCTCGTGGAGAACGCGATCGCCCACGGGATGCGGCCGAGCGCGCCGCTCACCGTCTCTTTGACCTCGTCTACCTGCGCAGACGGCTCGGTGTGCATCTCGGTACGCGATGATGGAGTCGGCATACCGGCAAGCCGGGTGGCACACGTGCTCGAGGCCGGCTCCACCACGGGACTCGGCATTGCGCTGAAGAATGTTGACGATAGACTGAAGGGGCACTTCGGCCCCGGCTCCGGTGTCTCCGTTGAGAGCACCGAAGGTGTTGGGACGACGGTCACGCTCGTACTCGCCGGCGTGTCCGCCTACGGCTGA
- a CDS encoding response regulator transcription factor, translating into MLKALVVDDEAPARSELRYLLGEGGGVEVVGEASNTIEALQLIKAIPYDVIFLDIDMPGLSGVQLAEVLAGLARPPAIIFVTAHSEHAVKAFEVNATDYLVKPVELDRLKSAVSRLSPAAEAAPTRVERIPVEKAGKKLLVSVDDILYVMAKDDYSYLYTAADRYLSTISLAQLEAKLETSGFFRIHRRYLVNLARVKEVVPMYGGTLLLTLTDEAATQIPVSRRRVPALKKALGL; encoded by the coding sequence ATGCTCAAGGCACTTGTAGTCGACGATGAGGCACCGGCCCGATCCGAGCTGCGGTATCTGCTCGGCGAGGGTGGCGGCGTCGAGGTCGTCGGCGAGGCCAGCAACACCATAGAAGCGTTGCAGCTCATCAAGGCCATTCCCTACGACGTCATCTTCCTCGACATCGACATGCCGGGGCTCTCGGGCGTGCAGCTCGCCGAGGTCCTCGCCGGACTCGCGCGTCCACCTGCGATCATCTTCGTCACGGCGCACAGCGAGCATGCGGTCAAGGCGTTCGAGGTCAACGCGACCGACTACCTCGTCAAGCCCGTCGAGCTCGATCGCCTCAAGAGCGCGGTCTCCCGCCTGTCGCCCGCAGCAGAGGCCGCCCCCACGCGCGTCGAGCGCATCCCGGTGGAGAAGGCCGGCAAGAAGCTGCTCGTGAGCGTGGACGACATCCTCTACGTTATGGCCAAAGACGACTACAGCTATCTCTACACGGCCGCCGACCGGTACCTGTCGACGATCTCGCTCGCGCAGCTCGAAGCCAAGCTGGAGACCTCTGGCTTCTTCCGGATCCACCGTCGGTATCTGGTCAACCTCGCACGCGTGAAAGAAGTCGTTCCCATGTACGGCGGTACGCTTCTGCTCACGCTCACCGATGAGGCTGCGACCCAGATTCCGGTCTCGCGACGCCGCGTGCCCGCGCTCAAGAAGGCGCTCGGGCTCTAG
- the hypE gene encoding hydrogenase expression/formation protein HypE — translation MRSDRILLAHGSGGTMMRELIEECIVPDFDDDALKRLDDAASLDFPAGRLAFSTDTYVVHPIFFPGGDIGRLAICGTVNDVATSGATPLYISVGFVLEEGFLVEDLRRVLLSMRDAAREAGVHIVTGDTKVVEKGHGDGIFINTAGVGSLPEGLDLSGSYCKPGDKVLVSGTLGDHGIAIISTREGLSFETSIETDAAPLNALIGNVLAAAPDTRCFRDPTRGGLSSTLNEMATASGVQITVVEDAVPVKPQVRGASEMLGYDVFQVANEGKMVAIVPAEQAEAALAAMKASPYGEDAAIIGDIEEGAGKVYVKTSFGSTRIMDMLVGEQLPRIC, via the coding sequence CGGGCGGAACGATGATGCGCGAACTGATCGAGGAGTGCATCGTCCCCGACTTCGACGACGACGCCCTCAAGCGACTCGACGACGCCGCATCGCTCGACTTCCCTGCCGGCCGGCTCGCGTTCTCGACCGACACCTACGTCGTGCACCCGATCTTCTTCCCGGGCGGAGACATCGGACGCCTCGCGATCTGCGGGACCGTCAACGACGTCGCCACCTCGGGCGCCACGCCGCTCTACATCAGCGTCGGCTTCGTGCTCGAAGAGGGCTTCCTCGTCGAGGACCTTCGCCGCGTGCTACTCTCGATGCGCGACGCCGCCCGCGAAGCCGGCGTGCATATCGTCACGGGCGACACCAAAGTCGTCGAGAAGGGCCACGGCGACGGTATCTTCATCAACACCGCCGGTGTGGGCTCACTACCGGAAGGCCTCGACCTCTCGGGTAGCTACTGCAAGCCCGGCGACAAGGTGCTCGTCTCGGGCACCCTGGGCGACCACGGTATCGCGATCATCTCGACGCGCGAGGGCCTGTCGTTCGAGACCTCCATCGAGACCGACGCAGCCCCGCTCAACGCGCTCATCGGCAACGTGCTTGCTGCCGCACCGGATACACGCTGCTTCCGCGATCCGACGCGTGGCGGCCTCTCGTCGACCCTGAACGAAATGGCGACCGCCTCGGGTGTGCAGATCACCGTTGTCGAGGACGCCGTGCCGGTCAAGCCGCAGGTGCGTGGCGCCTCCGAGATGCTTGGCTACGACGTCTTCCAGGTCGCCAACGAGGGCAAGATGGTCGCGATCGTTCCCGCCGAGCAGGCCGAAGCCGCGCTTGCCGCGATGAAGGCGTCGCCGTACGGCGAGGATGCCGCGATCATCGGCGACATCGAAGAGGGCGCGGGCAAGGTGTACGTGAAGACGAGCTTCGGCTCGACGCGCATCATGGACATGCTCGTGGGCGAGCAACTGCCGCGCATCTGCTAG
- a CDS encoding GNAT family N-acetyltransferase, translating to MRSHPRQADAAEAAALWPAVRADRVFESAEHFAAYRTAAPWRVRVAGRGEAAVLGVWREHLDVLALRGLWCSPPHVAAFLADAREVARTLGLARVLSPLLPVDLLGPYRREGMTVCQRVTAIQGRLGAIAQVPCPPGVVLRAGVSGDVAAIEALDARCFDDFWRYGNRELDELLSTERLVVAEQGNVGVIGYTLATASRGAATLGRLAVAPEARRRGVAGALVNDVACWADAVGAETLTLCTQEENAASRAFYAAMGLSEVRDVYGLAIGDVGRDGR from the coding sequence GTGAGGTCGCACCCGCGCCAGGCCGACGCGGCCGAGGCGGCCGCGCTCTGGCCGGCGGTGCGGGCGGACCGAGTCTTTGAGTCCGCGGAGCACTTCGCCGCCTATCGCACCGCCGCCCCGTGGCGCGTGCGCGTCGCCGGTCGGGGTGAGGCTGCCGTGCTCGGTGTGTGGCGCGAGCACCTCGACGTTCTCGCGCTGCGCGGCTTGTGGTGCTCGCCGCCACACGTCGCCGCCTTCCTGGCGGACGCTCGCGAGGTGGCGCGCACGCTCGGCCTCGCGCGGGTGCTCTCGCCGCTGCTGCCGGTCGACCTACTCGGGCCCTACCGCCGGGAGGGAATGACGGTCTGCCAGCGTGTCACGGCCATTCAGGGCCGTCTGGGAGCCATCGCGCAGGTGCCCTGCCCGCCCGGTGTGGTCCTGCGGGCGGGCGTGAGCGGGGACGTGGCCGCAATCGAAGCACTCGACGCGAGGTGCTTCGACGACTTCTGGCGCTACGGGAACCGCGAACTCGACGAGCTGCTCTCCACCGAGCGGCTCGTGGTCGCGGAGCAGGGGAATGTCGGCGTCATCGGATATACTTTGGCGACCGCGAGCAGGGGGGCGGCCACGCTGGGAAGGCTCGCCGTGGCACCCGAGGCCCGTCGGCGCGGCGTTGCAGGCGCACTCGTCAACGACGTCGCATGCTGGGCAGACGCCGTGGGCGCTGAAACCCTGACGCTGTGCACGCAGGAGGAGAACGCGGCCTCAAGAGCGTTCTACGCTGCGATGGGCCTGAGCGAAGTACGAGACGTGTATGGGCTCGCAATCGGCGACGTCGGGAGGGACGGCAGATGA
- a CDS encoding SDR family oxidoreductase, which produces MTDAPTTPAAEVLVTAAAGYIGRSIVAPLEAAGYRVRASARSTVKLRRIVSANTDAVAADAFDPAAVRSSLEGIRTAFYLVHTLGGGNDYAQRDRDAAAIFAGAARDAGVRRIVFFGGLGGEAGDLSEHLSSRHEVGRVLASTGIPVVEFRASIVIGHGSTSFEMIRNLVEKLPAMTTPRWVRMPCQPIAIDDVVRYLVAAVALPDDASTPHRIYEVGGSDIVTYSDLLKMFGAHRGLKRLIIPVPVLSPGLSGWWLYLFTPKQATVGRQLAESLRHPTVVTNDAARRDFPDILPIGVAEAYDRAFTAEETAFAAIRWNEELPVLPPGSAANFECEGRYVDSRTLLVACPPEAAFDPIACIGGENGWYAFDTLWDIRGWFDILLGGPGHRRGRRDQYALIEGDVLEWWRVEKVDSPTLLRLHAEMVMPGDGWLQYELVGGEDGTLVRQTATFHAKGLLGRLYWYAVLPFHHFVFNGTLTGIERECTELVNGPNTCPLPGAHDRGVAERSKQRR; this is translated from the coding sequence GTGACTGATGCACCGACAACGCCTGCGGCCGAAGTACTCGTCACGGCCGCGGCCGGCTACATAGGGCGCAGTATCGTCGCACCGCTTGAGGCCGCGGGCTATCGAGTGCGTGCCTCGGCGCGATCAACGGTCAAGCTGCGGCGAATCGTGTCGGCGAACACGGATGCCGTGGCCGCCGATGCCTTCGACCCGGCAGCGGTTCGCTCCTCACTCGAGGGGATCCGCACAGCCTTCTACCTGGTGCACACACTCGGGGGTGGGAACGACTACGCACAACGGGACCGTGACGCTGCAGCGATCTTCGCCGGGGCTGCACGCGACGCTGGTGTGCGGCGAATCGTGTTCTTCGGCGGGCTGGGCGGCGAGGCGGGCGACCTCTCCGAGCACCTTTCGAGCCGACACGAAGTCGGGCGCGTCCTGGCCTCGACGGGGATACCTGTGGTCGAGTTCCGGGCATCGATCGTCATCGGGCATGGGTCGACATCGTTTGAGATGATCCGCAACCTCGTCGAGAAGCTGCCGGCGATGACGACCCCGCGCTGGGTGCGGATGCCCTGCCAGCCGATTGCGATAGATGACGTCGTCCGCTACCTCGTGGCGGCGGTTGCACTGCCCGACGATGCCAGCACACCCCACCGCATCTACGAGGTGGGCGGCTCCGATATCGTGACCTACTCCGACCTGCTGAAGATGTTCGGCGCGCATCGCGGGTTGAAGCGCTTGATCATCCCGGTGCCGGTACTGTCTCCCGGGCTGTCCGGATGGTGGCTGTACCTGTTCACTCCCAAGCAAGCGACGGTCGGCCGACAGCTCGCCGAGTCGCTACGGCACCCAACCGTCGTCACGAACGATGCGGCTCGGCGCGACTTCCCCGACATCCTGCCCATCGGAGTCGCCGAGGCCTACGACCGGGCGTTCACCGCCGAGGAGACCGCCTTCGCGGCGATCCGGTGGAACGAAGAGCTGCCCGTGTTGCCGCCGGGCTCGGCCGCCAACTTCGAGTGCGAGGGGCGCTACGTCGACTCCCGAACCCTGCTTGTCGCATGCCCCCCGGAGGCAGCGTTCGACCCGATCGCATGCATCGGTGGCGAGAACGGCTGGTACGCCTTCGACACGCTGTGGGACATCCGCGGCTGGTTCGACATCCTGCTCGGCGGGCCCGGGCACAGGCGAGGCCGACGTGATCAGTACGCGCTGATCGAAGGCGACGTGCTCGAGTGGTGGCGCGTGGAGAAGGTCGATTCGCCCACACTGCTGAGGCTGCACGCCGAGATGGTCATGCCAGGCGACGGCTGGCTGCAGTACGAGCTCGTGGGCGGCGAGGATGGCACGCTCGTGCGACAGACCGCGACATTTCACGCGAAGGGACTGCTCGGCCGGTTGTACTGGTACGCGGTGCTGCCCTTCCACCACTTCGTCTTCAACGGAACTCTCACCGGGATCGAGCGCGAGTGCACGGAGCTGGTAAACGGCCCCAACACCTGCCCGTTGCCCGGAGCGCACGATCGCGGCGTCGCGGAGCGGTCGAAACAGCGCCGATGA
- a CDS encoding DMT family transporter, whose amino-acid sequence MPAPTDTSRRANRIGLARVAIAGVIWGTIPLVLRAADGASVIKVFYRVAFAAVALAIWMLSTGRFSEITSLPRRKLLQVAGQGVVLCVNWVLFLSALDMTNVATAELLGYTGPVFVAALAPFVTKERFDVRILLPLGFSLGGILVILAPQGIGVSGGRELLGAGLAFCSALTYATLLLRSKKILRGISGGALMVVEYTVASVILLPFVVALYLRGQGPTGVGSYMALATLGLVQTAFAGIIFLGGLRATRTDHAAILTYAEPVAAVLFAAAFLGEALTAWTAVGGAMVVAGGLLVARLSPASEPAPPLEAAGSEPEPLEAKSA is encoded by the coding sequence ATGCCTGCACCCACCGACACCTCACGAAGAGCCAACCGGATCGGCCTGGCTCGCGTCGCGATCGCCGGCGTCATCTGGGGCACGATCCCGCTGGTCTTGCGCGCCGCCGACGGCGCAAGCGTCATCAAGGTGTTCTACCGGGTCGCATTCGCGGCCGTCGCGCTCGCCATCTGGATGCTGTCGACGGGTCGCTTCTCCGAGATCACGAGCCTGCCGCGGCGCAAGCTGCTGCAGGTCGCGGGGCAAGGTGTCGTGCTGTGCGTGAACTGGGTGCTGTTTCTCTCGGCACTCGACATGACCAATGTCGCCACCGCCGAACTGCTCGGCTACACCGGTCCTGTGTTCGTCGCTGCGCTCGCACCCTTCGTGACCAAGGAGCGCTTCGACGTGCGCATCCTTCTGCCGCTCGGATTCTCACTCGGGGGCATCCTCGTCATTCTGGCGCCGCAGGGCATCGGCGTCTCCGGCGGTCGCGAACTGCTTGGAGCCGGGCTCGCGTTCTGCTCGGCGCTCACGTATGCGACCCTGCTGCTGCGCAGCAAGAAGATCCTGCGCGGCATCTCCGGCGGGGCGCTCATGGTCGTCGAGTACACGGTCGCCAGTGTCATCCTGCTTCCGTTCGTGGTCGCGCTGTACCTTCGCGGCCAAGGCCCCACCGGCGTGGGCTCGTACATGGCGCTTGCTACGCTCGGGCTGGTGCAGACGGCGTTCGCGGGCATCATCTTCCTCGGAGGACTACGCGCAACCCGTACCGATCACGCTGCGATTCTCACCTACGCGGAGCCGGTGGCCGCCGTTCTGTTCGCGGCTGCATTCCTCGGCGAGGCGCTTACGGCGTGGACTGCGGTCGGTGGCGCGATGGTCGTCGCGGGAGGACTGCTGGTGGCGCGCTTGAGCCCAGCGAGCGAGCCCGCACCGCCGCTGGAGGCCGCGGGCTCGGAACCTGAGCCGCTGGAGGCGAAGTCGGCCTAG
- a CDS encoding metallophosphoesterase family protein, producing MAASGGSTDGVVRVGLVSDTHGVLDPRVNTVFARECPLAAIVHAGDIGSDPDLYWELEAIAPVTAVLGNCDWDLPGLELAGVARVTVAGVRVLAIHDFTDLGPIPDDVDVVVRGHTHRPSVAEHGDVLVVNPGSASQRRSMPSRSVAILELAEGERPSARIVMLDDVAPSR from the coding sequence ATGGCGGCGTCCGGCGGCTCCACCGACGGGGTCGTCCGCGTCGGTCTCGTCTCCGATACACACGGCGTCCTCGACCCACGCGTCAACACGGTCTTCGCCCGGGAGTGTCCGCTTGCGGCGATCGTGCACGCGGGCGACATCGGGAGCGACCCGGATCTGTACTGGGAGCTTGAGGCGATCGCACCGGTGACAGCGGTGCTCGGCAACTGCGACTGGGACCTGCCGGGCCTTGAGCTGGCCGGCGTCGCCCGCGTGACCGTCGCAGGCGTTCGCGTCCTCGCCATCCACGACTTCACCGACCTCGGCCCGATACCTGATGACGTCGATGTGGTGGTGCGCGGTCACACCCACAGGCCGTCGGTCGCCGAGCACGGCGACGTGCTCGTGGTCAATCCGGGCTCGGCCTCGCAGCGCCGCTCGATGCCGAGTCGCAGCGTCGCGATCCTCGAGCTCGCCGAAGGCGAGCGCCCGAGCGCGCGCATCGTGATGCTCGACGACGTCGCGCCGTCGCGCTAG